From Kitasatospora sp. MAP12-44:
CGGCGAGGAAGGCCGGGTCGGTGACGTAGTCGTGCAGGCCCGAGGTGCTGGAGCCGAGCATCCGCAGGGTGATCCGGTCGGCATGCGGCACGTCCGGCAGCCAGCGCGCGATCGGGTCGTCGAGGCTCACCACGTGCTCGTCCACCAGCTGCAGCAGCACCGTGCCCATATAGGCGATGCCCACCGAGCCGGCTCGGAAGTGCATGTCCGGCTCGGCCGGTACGCCCGTCATGGACTCGCCGAGCGCGGAGGTGACGAGGTCGTGGCCGCGGACGGTGACCTTGAGGATCACCGAGTTGAGGCCGTACTGCTCCTTGCCCTGCTGGGCGATGTCGAGCACCGTCCTGGCCGGTCCGGAGTGGGGCTCCGGGGAGCGGACGCAGGCCTGCGGGCCGTGCCCGGCGCCCGACAGGGCGACGGCGCCCGCGGTGGTCGGCAGGCTGGTGGCGATCATGGTGGCGGCGGCGAGGGCCAGAGCCGCTCTGGTGCGTGTCATGCCGCACTATGTGCGGACGGACTCGCCCGGAGCGGGCAGGACACTCGGCGCCGTCCTCCGTTCAGCGGACACCCGCCACACCCGCACGCGCCACGCGAGGGCGAGCGCCATGTCCACCTCCTCCCGTCAGGCGGTGGGCATGCGCAGGGTCGCGCTGGTAGGGCTTTCGCGTCCTGCGCGGTCGATGGCGGTGGCGACGTACCAGGAGTCCGGTGTGGTGGACGGCGGTTGGTGGTGGTCGACGGTGAGTGCGGGCAGCAGAGCGGTCATCCGGGCGGGATCGGGCACCGGTGCCGCTCCGGGGTCGCTGTCGTAGCGGTAGAGGGCGTACTGGAAAGGCCGGGGGCGCTCGGGGTGAGGGGACGGACTGAACTGCAAGGTGTGCCGGTCGGCGGTAACACGCAGGGTGGGTGGGCCGGGTGGGGCGGCGTGTGCCAGGCGGGGCAGCAGCGGGCTGAGCACGGGGTGGCTCCAGTGGTCGGCGGCCAGCTTCCTGATGGCGCCGATGCGGTCGACGTGAACGGACTGGGCACTGAAGAAGAGGTCGCCACCGATGGGCGGGAGGGTCGCGTTGAGAGCGAGGTGGCGGGAGAGTTCGGCGGGATCCTGCCAGGCGCCGGGGCGTTCGGGGGCGCCGGGGCGGGATGCCGATTGACCGATCCAGAGCTGGGTGTCGGTGCCGGCGGTCTGCTCGGCCCACCAGGGTGCGAGGACGGCGTAGTCGGCGATGCTGAAGCCGATGACCCAGTAGAGCTGCGGCGCTATGTAGTCGACCCAGCCGTTGCGGACCCAGCCGCGAGTGTCGCAGTACTGGGCGTCGTAGGACTCCAGCGCCTGGGTGGCGGAGCCGTCCGGGTCGGTGTTCTGGTTGCGCCAGACCCCGAAGGGGCTGATGCCGAAAGCCGCCTCGGGACGGGCGGTGCGCACGAGGTCGCGCAGCTGCTGGACCATCAGGTCGACGTTGTCGCGCCGCCAGGCCGCGCGGTCGGTGAACCCGTGGCCGTGGGCGGCGAAGGCGGCGTCGTCGGGGAACTCGTCCTGGTCGGGGTACGGGTAGAAGTAGTCGTCGAGGTGGACGCCGTCGATGTCGTAGCGCAGGACCGCGTCCATGATGGCCTGCTGGACGAAGGCGCGGACGGCGGGGATCCCGGGGTTGTAGTAGATCTCGCCGCGGTAGACGACCGTCCACTGCGGGTTGCGGCGGGCGGGGTGGCTGGAAATCAGCTTGGCGAGGTCCGGTTGCAGCGACACCCGGAACGGGTTGAACCAGGCGTGGAACGCGAGGCCGCGTTCGTGGGCCGCCCGGACCATGAACGCCAGCGGGTCCCAGCCCGGGTCCTGGCCCTGGGTACCCGTCAGCCACTCGGACCACGGCTCGAAGGGCGACGGCCACAGGGCGTCAGCGGTGGGACGGACCTGAACGAACACGGCGTTGAACCCGATAGCCGCCGCCTCGTCGAGCAGCGCGACGAAGTCCGCGCGCAGCTGCGCCGCGCCCAGCCCGGTGTCCTGCGGCCAGTCGATGTTGTCCAGTGAGGCGATCCACAGGCCCCGCATCTGGCGCTTGCCGGTGCCACCGGCGGCGGGCGCCTGGACGGTCGCGGACACCGGCACCGCAGCGGCAGTGGAGGGACCGGTGACAGCGGCGGTGGCGGCCGCGGTGACAGTCGCTCCCAGCGCGGACAGGACGGCGCGGCGACCGGGGCGACCGGCGTAGGGGAGGTCCACGGGTTGCTCCTCTGGGGATCCTCTGGGGAAGGGGGCCGAGCCCGCTTGCGCCGTCAGCCGACCCGGCGGGCCAACACCTGTCCCGGCCAGGCCCCGGACAGGAAGCGATCGGTGGGCGTGAAGCCGTTGCGCTCGTAGAACGCGACCAGGTGGCCCCCGCCGCCCGCCCAGCAGTCGACCCGCAGCAGCTCCACGCCGGCCCGCTGGGCCTCCTCGGCGGCATGGGCCAGCAGCAGTGCCCCGATGCCCCGGCCGGCATGCCGCCGGTCGGTGACCAGCAGCCGGACGTACCGCTCGGGTTCCTCGGCCGGCGCGATCGGCATCTGAGGGCTGGGCCCGGAGTCCAGCACCAGGGCTCCGGCCGGCGTTCCGCCCAACTCCGCGATGTGCGGGGCGTTCTCGGTCAGGTACCGCTCGACCCGCTGCACCCCGCCGGGCTTCTGCGAATACGGCGTCGTACCCCACTGCTCGGTGTTGCCGCGCTCGTTCATCCAGACCACCGCGGAGTCGAGCATGTCCAGCACCGCTGGTGCGTCGGCGAGGCTGCCCGGTCTGATGCGTACGCCATGCGTGCTGTCAGTCACGGCGGAAGCCTATTAGAGGACGAATGGGATCAGCATCTTGGTCGACCGCTGGTAGGCCGGGTACTGCTCCGGGAAGAGCCTGGTCATGTAGCGCTCCTCCACCACCGCGCTGTAGAGGAAGTAGGGGCCGACCAGCGCGAGGGCCACCAGCCAGTACAGGCTGACCGCCAGCGCGCTGCCGATCATCGCGAGCAGGATGCCGGAGTAGATGGGGTGGCGCACGCTGCTGTACGGCCCGGTCGTCACCAGCTCCGGATCGGCCTTCTGGGACATCGGCGTCCCCCAGTTGCGGCCGATGTGCACCCGCGCCCACACGGCCAGCGCCAGCCCCAGGGCGAACAGGGCCAGTCCGATGCCCTGCAGCGCCGGGTCCCTGATGGGCGCGAGCGCCGTCCTGACCGCGTGCAGCCGCACGAGAACAAGGACGACCAGCACGATCGCCACCCGGAGTGCCGCGCCGTGGCGCCAACGGGTGCGCCCGGCCTTCACGCCGAAGGCCGACGCGACCCAGTAGAGCCAGAACACGACCCAGCCGACTGCGATGACGATGGCGACCACGCGCATGGCGGACCGGCTCCTTCCTGCATCAATGGTCGGGGTAGAGCGCGCCCGGTCAGGTCGGCGGGCCGGCCCCCGGCGCGTATGGGATCCGTCAACAAGGACACGCCTCGCGTAGCCGACGCGTCAAGGGATGCCGCTTCCGCCGATTCGGGGGTTCTACTGATCTCAGGGAAAAACGGGATCTGGTCACCAGATCAATCGGTACTTCCGCCATCGAGCCCTAGGAATCACAGGATCGATGGCGGGAGCCAGCAGATCGAAGGAAGCGAAGCATCATGGCTGAGGACACCACCCGGGTCGTCGTCGGAGTCAGCGGATCGAAGGGCAGCGCGGCGGTTCTGCGCAGCGCCCTGGAGGAGGCGGCCCGCCGTGACGCGGTGCTCGTTCCGGTGCTGGCCTGGACTCCCGTCGGTGGCGAGCCCGCCTACCGCGCCCACCCCTGCCCGCCGCTCGCGAAGATCTGGGCGCAGGCCGCCACCGACCGGCTCGACGCCGTCCTGACGGAGGCGCTGGGCGGTCGACCGGCCGGGGTGCGGATCGAGCCGATCGTCGTCCGCGGCGAGGCCGGCCACGTCCTGGCGGGGGTCGCCGACGGTCCGGACGACCTGCTGATGGTCGGTGCCGGCCGACGCGGCCTCGCGCGGGTCCTGCACGGTTCGGTGAGCCGCTACGTCCTGGCGCACGCGAGCTGCCCCGTGGTCGCGGTGCCGCCGACCGACCAGCTGCCGGCTGCCCGCCCCGTGGCGCACCGCGAGGAGCGGCCCACGCTCGTGGCGGCCTGACGGACAACCGAGGTTCTACGGCCGGTCCGGCGCGCAGCCCCGCAGCATGTACGCGATGACGTCGTCGAGACCGGTCGCGACCGCCTCGGCCGGGAGCAGGCCGCCCACCGCGAGGCCGGCGTAGCCGTGCAGGGTGGCGAACACCGGTGTGCCGATCTCCTCCAGCACGCCCGCTCGCACCTCGCCCTTGCGCTGCCCCTGCGCGATCAGCTCGACGGCCATCTCGGCCCAGCGCCAGCTGGCGGCGATCAGCGCCTCGGAGGCCGCCGGGTCGTGCTTCACCGAGTACATCAGGTCGAGCAGCACGGCGTTGGCCGTGGCGAAGTCGACATAGCCGCGGGCGAACGCGCCGAGCTGCTCGGCGAAGGAGTCGCCGGCTGCGGCGCCGGCCGCGGTCAGGGCCGCGCCGAGGCGGTCGAAGCCGGTCAGCGCCAGCGCGTCCAGCAGCGCCTGCTTGTCCTTGAAATGCCGGCTGGGTGCGGCATGGCTGACACCGAGGTCGCGGGCCAGCTCGCGCAACGACAGTGCGCCCGACCCCTTCTCGCGGAGCGTCTCCTCGGCGCGCGCCAGCAGCGCGGCACGGAGATCTCCATGGTGGTACGGGCGACTCTGCATGACCACCACCCTAGGGCCACGGTCCGACTGCGGTGTTTCCACTGCCACCATTGTTGTCGTTGACACCATTGTTGGCGATGCCTACATTGGGAGCATGTCCAAGACACCGAAGTGGAACGCAACCGACATCCCCGACCAGACCGGCCGCACGGCCGTGGTCACCGGAGCCAACAGCGGCCTGGGCATCGCCACCGTGACCGCTCTTGCCCGAGCCGGCGCGCACGTCGTGCTCGCGGTGCGCGACGTCAAGCGCGGCGAGGCCGCCGCCCGGTCCGTGGGCTCCGTCAAGGGCGACCTCGAAGTGCGCCGCCTCGACCTGGCCGATCTCGCCTCCGTGCGCGAGTTCGCCGCCTCCTGGCAGGGCGGCCTCGACCTGCTCATCAACAACGCCGGCGTGATGAACCTCCCGCAATCCCGCACCAAGGACGGCTTCGAGACGCAGTTCGGCACCAACCACCTCGGCCACTTCGCGCTGACCAACCTGCTGCTCACGCACGTCACCGACCGGGTGGTCACGGTCGCCTCGGGCGCCCACCGGCTGCCCGGCAACCGGATCCACTTCGACAACCTCGACCTCACCGGCGAGTACACCCCGATCCGCGCGTACGCCCAGTCCAAGCTGGCCAACCTGCTGTTCACCCTGGAACTCCAGCGCCGGCTCACCCTCGCCGGCTCACCCGTCCGCACCCTCGCCGCCCACCCCGGCTATGCCGCGACCAATCTGCAGGGCCACGACAGCAGCGCCCTGCGGCGCGCACTGATGGCAATCGGCAACCCGCTGATCGCGCAGGACAGTTCGGCCGGCGCGCTGCCCACCCTGTACGCCGCCACCCAGGACCTGCCCGGCGCCGCCTACCTCGGCCCCGACGGCTTCGGCGAGATGCGCGGCGCCCCGACCCTGGTCGGCCGGACGCCCGCGGCCAGCGACCCGATCGCCGCCGAGCGGCTGTGGACGGCCTCCGAGCAGCTGACCGGTGTCACCTTCCCGTCGGCACTCGGCGTCTGACCGCGACCCGCCACACCACACCTCAAACAAATTACTTCACAAGTAAATTAGTTGCTAAGCTTCGTCCATGCGCCGACGACTCGACCCTCTGACCCCGTTGCTGCGGACGCTGCGGATAGGCGCCTCCGGTGACATCTGGCACAAGCCCGCCACCAGCGCCGTCGTCACCCTGTCGGCCGTGAACCTCACCCTGCTCGCGCTCGGCCGCCTCGACCTGGCGCTCTACACCTCGACCGGCGCACTCTGCGCGCTGTACGGCCACAACCTCCCGTACCGGGCCCGCGCCCGGACGCTCGGACTCGTCGCACTCGGCACCCTCGCCAGTACCGGGCTCGCGCTGACCGCCGCCGCGGTGACGGACTCGGTCGCGGTGCTGGTGGCAGTGACCGCCCTCCTTGCCGCGCTCCACAAGATGCTCTGCGACGCCGCCCGGATCGGCCGCCCGGCAATATCATCGTCACCTTCACCACCGCCACCTGCGCCTTCGTCCCGCAGCGGCTCGGCGAGGTCCCTTGGCACCTCGCGCTCGCCGCGGGTGGAGCCGCGCTGGCCTGGCTGGTCTGCATGGTGCCGGCGCTGGTCCGGCCCTTCGGACCGGAGCGGATCGCCGTCGCCCGGGCCCTGGAGGCGGCCGCCCGCCTGCAGCGCACCGAGGCGGCGGCGCTGCGCCCGCGCGCCCGCACCGTGCTGGCCGGCGCCGTGAACGCCGCCCGGCACACGCTTACGCTCTCCTCCCCGGCCCGGCGCCGCGCCACCGGGGACCGGCTGGAGCGCCTGCTGATCCGCGCCGAGTCCGCACTCGCCGCGGGCGGCCCCGCAGACGGCCGCGCAGACGGCGCCGCAGACGGCCGTGGAGCGTACGAGGCCGAGCAGTGCGAGCGCTGGGCCCGCGAGCTGCGGCGCGGCCGGCCGTTGCCGACGCTCGACCTCACCCCGCCGGAGTCGGCGGAGCTTCGCGGCACGGACCTTGGCAGGCCCGCGCTCTGGCGCTCCTTCCGCGGCGGCTCGCCGCTGCTGCCGATCGGGCTGCGGGTGGCCCTGGGCTGCGCGGCGGCGGGCTGGATGTCGATGGCCCTGGGAGTCGGGCGGCCGTACTGGGCCGTGGTCACCGCCGCTTCGGTGTTCCAGGCCAATGCCGCACTGTCCTGGCAGCGGGCCCTGCAGCGGGTGGTGGGCAACCTGCTCGGGCTGCTGCTGTTCACCGCGCTGCTCCCGCTCTCCCGCACGGGGCAGCTCGCGGTGGTCCTGCTCGGGCTGCTGTGCCAGTTCGGCGCGGAGGCGCTGATAGCCCGCAGTTACTGGCTGGCGAGCGTCTTCGTCACCCCCATGGCACTCCTGATGACCTCGTTCGGCGGGCAACGGCTGAGCGGCACGCTGGTGACCGACCGGTGGTTGGACACCTGCATCGGCGCCCTGGCCGGCCTCACCGCCTGTCTCGTCGTCACCAACCGCCGCACCACGACCCGCCTCGACCGGGCCATCGCCACTGTCCAGGCGGCGATGGCCACCGCTCAGGCTGCCGCCCCGGCGCCGCAGGTCCACGCCCCGTTGTCACACGCCCCGTTGTCCCACGCCCTGGTGGAGCTGCGCGAAGCGGCCGACACCGCGTCCGGGGAGTGGTGGCAGCGCGCCCTTCCGCAGGACCGGATTGCCGCCACCGAGCAGGAGGGCCACCGACTGCTCGCGACGCTGGTCCAGCAGCGCGGCACCCGGAGGCCGCCGCCCGCATCCCGCCCGATCGGCGCATAGGATCAAGGCCGGCCAGGGCAGCAGAAGGAGTACAGGTGGAGGACGCGGTCGCGGACGTGCTGCGCCAGTGGGAGCGGGCCTATCCGGGCCTCGACACCGGCCCGATCGCGGTGATCGGCCGGATCAACCGCTGCGCCGCGCTGCTCCAGCAGAGCAGCAGCGGACTGCTCGGCGCCGAGGGACTGACCCGGCCCGAGTTCGACATCCTCGGAGCGCTCCGCCGCGCCGACCACGAGCTCACCCCCACCCAACTCGCCCGCGAGAGCTTCGCCTCCGGCGCCGCCGTGACCAAGCGCCTGCGCCTGCTGGAGAAGCGCGGCCTGATCGCCCGTCGCACCGACGAGCGGGACCGGCGGGTCACCCATCTCTCCCTCACCGCGAGCGGCCGCGAACTGGTCGACCGGCTGATCCCCGTGATGATCGCCAACGACCGCGCCCTGCTCGCCGGACTGACCGCCGAGCAGAACAACGAGTTGGCCCGCGCCCTGGGCCACCTGCTGCTCACCCTGGAAGGCAGCATCGGGCGGATGCCCTAGCGCGTTTCTGACGCCGCGTCAGCTGCCGGCGAGGCGTCGTAGCGCCAGGCGGCCGGCCCGGAGGCTGAGCAGTGCCCATAGCAGGGCCGCGACGCCGACTCCGGCGACGCCGTAGCCCAGTCCCGAGTAGTCCTGGTCGGCCGACGTCGGGGGGACCCAGCCGTCGGGGTCGACCAGGACCGTCGTGGTGGTGCCGACCTGGTCCTGACCCGAGCAGTCGGACGCCGACAGCTTGGCGTGCGGCAGGGTCAGCCCGTCGACGCGGCGGATGTCGCAGGTCCAGCTGAGCCCGCCGTTCTTGGTCTTGCTGCTGTGCGCGGCGGTGGTCACCACGTCGGCGGGCACGCCGCGGTAGTGCAGCACCTCGCTCGTGAACACCTGCTGCGGCAGGACCACCAGCACGAGCAGGAGCAGCACGCCCGGCCAGAGGAACCACCCGCTGTTGCGCACCAGCAGGAGCATGAACAGTGAGCCGATCATCACCAGCACACCGATGATCACGGCGGGAACCCCGAAGTCCGGGTCCGCGCCGAGCACCGCGAGGCCTGTCAGCGCCAGCGGGGTGAGCACCGCGAGCAGGATGCTCAACCGGCGGATCCGGGCTGGGGACAACGCCAGGGACCGCCCGCGGCCGGTGCTGCGGGGACCG
This genomic window contains:
- a CDS encoding oxidoreductase produces the protein MSKTPKWNATDIPDQTGRTAVVTGANSGLGIATVTALARAGAHVVLAVRDVKRGEAAARSVGSVKGDLEVRRLDLADLASVREFAASWQGGLDLLINNAGVMNLPQSRTKDGFETQFGTNHLGHFALTNLLLTHVTDRVVTVASGAHRLPGNRIHFDNLDLTGEYTPIRAYAQSKLANLLFTLELQRRLTLAGSPVRTLAAHPGYAATNLQGHDSSALRRALMAIGNPLIAQDSSAGALPTLYAATQDLPGAAYLGPDGFGEMRGAPTLVGRTPAASDPIAAERLWTASEQLTGVTFPSALGV
- a CDS encoding isoprenylcysteine carboxylmethyltransferase family protein is translated as MRVVAIVIAVGWVVFWLYWVASAFGVKAGRTRWRHGAALRVAIVLVVLVLVRLHAVRTALAPIRDPALQGIGLALFALGLALAVWARVHIGRNWGTPMSQKADPELVTTGPYSSVRHPIYSGILLAMIGSALAVSLYWLVALALVGPYFLYSAVVEERYMTRLFPEQYPAYQRSTKMLIPFVL
- a CDS encoding FUSC family protein; its protein translation is MALGVGRPYWAVVTAASVFQANAALSWQRALQRVVGNLLGLLLFTALLPLSRTGQLAVVLLGLLCQFGAEALIARSYWLASVFVTPMALLMTSFGGQRLSGTLVTDRWLDTCIGALAGLTACLVVTNRRTTTRLDRAIATVQAAMATAQAAAPAPQVHAPLSHAPLSHALVELREAADTASGEWWQRALPQDRIAATEQEGHRLLATLVQQRGTRRPPPASRPIGA
- a CDS encoding universal stress protein, which gives rise to MAEDTTRVVVGVSGSKGSAAVLRSALEEAARRDAVLVPVLAWTPVGGEPAYRAHPCPPLAKIWAQAATDRLDAVLTEALGGRPAGVRIEPIVVRGEAGHVLAGVADGPDDLLMVGAGRRGLARVLHGSVSRYVLAHASCPVVAVPPTDQLPAARPVAHREERPTLVAA
- a CDS encoding GNAT family N-acetyltransferase; this translates as MTDSTHGVRIRPGSLADAPAVLDMLDSAVVWMNERGNTEQWGTTPYSQKPGGVQRVERYLTENAPHIAELGGTPAGALVLDSGPSPQMPIAPAEEPERYVRLLVTDRRHAGRGIGALLLAHAAEEAQRAGVELLRVDCWAGGGGHLVAFYERNGFTPTDRFLSGAWPGQVLARRVG
- a CDS encoding TetR/AcrR family transcriptional regulator; translated protein: MQSRPYHHGDLRAALLARAEETLREKGSGALSLRELARDLGVSHAAPSRHFKDKQALLDALALTGFDRLGAALTAAGAAAGDSFAEQLGAFARGYVDFATANAVLLDLMYSVKHDPAASEALIAASWRWAEMAVELIAQGQRKGEVRAGVLEEIGTPVFATLHGYAGLAVGGLLPAEAVATGLDDVIAYMLRGCAPDRP
- a CDS encoding family 10 glycosylhydrolase; amino-acid sequence: MDLPYAGRPGRRAVLSALGATVTAAATAAVTGPSTAAAVPVSATVQAPAAGGTGKRQMRGLWIASLDNIDWPQDTGLGAAQLRADFVALLDEAAAIGFNAVFVQVRPTADALWPSPFEPWSEWLTGTQGQDPGWDPLAFMVRAAHERGLAFHAWFNPFRVSLQPDLAKLISSHPARRNPQWTVVYRGEIYYNPGIPAVRAFVQQAIMDAVLRYDIDGVHLDDYFYPYPDQDEFPDDAAFAAHGHGFTDRAAWRRDNVDLMVQQLRDLVRTARPEAAFGISPFGVWRNQNTDPDGSATQALESYDAQYCDTRGWVRNGWVDYIAPQLYWVIGFSIADYAVLAPWWAEQTAGTDTQLWIGQSASRPGAPERPGAWQDPAELSRHLALNATLPPIGGDLFFSAQSVHVDRIGAIRKLAADHWSHPVLSPLLPRLAHAAPPGPPTLRVTADRHTLQFSPSPHPERPRPFQYALYRYDSDPGAAPVPDPARMTALLPALTVDHHQPPSTTPDSWYVATAIDRAGRESPTSATLRMPTA
- a CDS encoding MarR family transcriptional regulator, which encodes MEDAVADVLRQWERAYPGLDTGPIAVIGRINRCAALLQQSSSGLLGAEGLTRPEFDILGALRRADHELTPTQLARESFASGAAVTKRLRLLEKRGLIARRTDERDRRVTHLSLTASGRELVDRLIPVMIANDRALLAGLTAEQNNELARALGHLLLTLEGSIGRMP